One genomic region from Dermacentor andersoni unplaced genomic scaffold, qqDerAnde1_hic_scaffold ctg00000039.1, whole genome shotgun sequence encodes:
- the LOC140214361 gene encoding uncharacterized protein, which produces MPVIGKIDEFNVDTAVWTEYRERVELFLTVNDVPDGKKMAVFLTCCGAVTYYLLRSLLVPEKPAAANLAAIFEALNNHFAPKGSEVVASFKFFSRHRRDGEVVSEYFVSLKRLANDCKFGSVRVRMLPDQIVSGIDDVPKQTRLLEMAELNLESAMSMVQAIEAARKNSCTLSAHPTLQSESAQLTDGTVMGATNVVQPGHREHGCFRCGGTHQAHQCQHVNSVCYKCGWQWHLDGS; this is translated from the coding sequence ATGCCGGTCATCGGAAAGATAGACGAGTTCAATGTGGACACTGCAGTCTGGACCGAGTACCGAGAGCGGGTGGAACTGTTTCTGACGGTGAATGACGTGCCAGATGGTAAGAAGATGGCCGTATTTCTAACATGTTGCGGGGCCGTGACGTATTACTTGCTGCGAAGCCTACTGGTCCCTGAGAAACCTGCCGCAGCGAACTTAGCGGCAATTTTTGAGGCCCTCAACAACCACTTCGCACCAAAGGGGTCGGAAGTGGTGGCAAGTTTCAAGTTTTTCTCACGACATAGGCGGGATGGAGAGGTGGTGAGCGAGTACTTCGTGTCATTAAAGCGACTGGCCAACGACTGCAAATTTGGGTCAGTCCGAGTCCGCATGCTACCAGACCAAATCGTCAGTGGCATTGACGACGTGCCAAAGCAAACACGGTTACTGGAAATGGCCGAGTTAAACCTGGAAAGCGCAATGAGTATGGTACAGGCCATCGAGGCTGCTCGCAAGAATTCCTGTACGCTGAGtgctcacccaacactacagtcGGAGTCAGCCCAATTGACAGACGGAACTGTCATGGGTGCAACAAACGTAGTGCAACCTGGGCATCGCGAACACGGGTGTTTCCGCTGCGGCGGTACCCATCAAGCGCACCAGTGCCAACACGTCAACTCAGTTTGCTACAAGTGCGGGTGGCAATGGCATCTGGATGGCAGTTGA